In one window of Lacticaseibacillus casei DSM 20011 = JCM 1134 = ATCC 393 DNA:
- a CDS encoding gamma-glutamyl-gamma-aminobutyrate hydrolase family protein — translation MRPIIALTGDSMVAPSPVINLNYADMAPNMIKNAIVKVGGAPLILPYPEDDAASEALAQQYVAVFDGLVLPGGPDVDPTFYHEEPIQAMGRAIYQKDRFEIALIKATLKAQKPIFAICRGIQILNVALDGTLYQDLPSQNPEATIRHSQAAPGQWPTHHVAITPGSHLASLMGTSSYVNSRHHQAVKEVAPDLKVTAQAPDGVVEAVESKDSDLILGVQWHPENMWPSFPDQLPLFSDIVKRAGGEAHE, via the coding sequence ATGCGACCGATTATCGCACTTACAGGTGATTCAATGGTCGCGCCTTCGCCTGTCATTAATCTAAATTACGCAGACATGGCGCCCAATATGATTAAAAACGCCATTGTGAAAGTTGGCGGTGCGCCCTTGATTTTGCCTTATCCGGAAGATGATGCTGCTTCCGAAGCATTAGCACAACAGTATGTGGCTGTTTTCGACGGATTGGTTTTGCCAGGCGGACCGGATGTTGACCCGACGTTTTATCATGAAGAACCTATTCAAGCCATGGGACGCGCGATTTATCAAAAGGATCGGTTTGAAATTGCCTTGATCAAGGCGACTTTAAAAGCACAGAAACCGATTTTTGCCATTTGTCGTGGTATTCAAATTTTAAATGTGGCATTAGACGGAACGCTGTATCAAGACTTGCCGAGTCAAAATCCTGAAGCCACGATTCGCCATTCACAAGCCGCGCCGGGACAGTGGCCAACGCATCATGTTGCGATTACGCCCGGTTCGCATTTAGCGTCATTGATGGGCACGAGCAGCTATGTGAATTCCCGTCACCATCAAGCGGTCAAAGAGGTCGCGCCGGATTTGAAGGTAACCGCGCAGGCTCCTGATGGCGTGGTTGAAGCAGTGGAAAGCAAAGATTCTGATTTGATTCTCGGGGTTCAGTGGCACCCGGAGAACATGTGGCCGAGTTTTCCTGACCAATTACCATTATTTAGCGACATTGTGAAACGTGCAGGAGGTGAGGCTCATGAATAA
- a CDS encoding IS30 family transposase — protein MQKQDSTHRQKGQHLTSLERGKVAGFRQAGKSNRWIAAEIGVCPQTINNEIKRGTVDQVKKSNGKRVYHRQYLPEAAQARYETARLSCHRPDKFASVQVFLAWYVQRAKQDKWSPDASIGYAKRHKLFTPEELVCASTLYQYIDDQRLEIRNIDLLEKTKRKTSHQHHTKAKRLAGRSIEERPKVVERRRQFGHWEMDTIVGKRNGKESVILTLIERKTRCQLLRLIEGRDADSVSYALRGIKREWGACIKTITADNGPEFTALNTAFAGTETEIFYAHPYTSCDRGTNEAHNRMIRQDFPKGMSLDDISPSQVQATQDRLNQLPRKQQGYCTPQQNFEAEARRVRRMAQ, from the coding sequence ATGCAGAAACAGGATAGCACACACCGCCAAAAAGGTCAGCACTTAACATCACTCGAGCGCGGAAAAGTGGCCGGATTCCGCCAAGCTGGGAAGTCCAATCGTTGGATTGCTGCTGAAATTGGCGTCTGCCCGCAGACCATTAATAATGAAATCAAGCGAGGTACAGTAGATCAGGTCAAGAAGAGTAATGGCAAGCGCGTCTACCATCGACAATACCTGCCAGAGGCTGCTCAGGCACGTTACGAGACTGCACGCTTGAGCTGCCATCGTCCTGACAAGTTCGCCAGCGTACAGGTCTTCTTAGCCTGGTACGTACAGCGAGCTAAGCAGGACAAATGGTCGCCGGATGCTTCAATCGGCTATGCCAAGCGACACAAGCTGTTTACTCCTGAAGAGCTTGTTTGTGCCTCGACTTTGTACCAGTACATTGACGACCAACGCCTAGAGATTCGAAATATCGACCTGTTGGAGAAGACTAAGCGGAAGACCTCTCACCAGCACCACACCAAGGCTAAGCGCCTGGCTGGCCGCAGTATCGAGGAACGGCCTAAGGTCGTTGAACGACGCAGGCAGTTCGGTCACTGGGAGATGGATACCATTGTCGGTAAACGCAATGGCAAGGAGAGCGTCATCTTGACTCTGATTGAGCGCAAGACCCGTTGCCAACTTCTCCGCTTGATCGAAGGACGAGATGCAGACTCTGTGAGCTATGCATTGCGTGGAATCAAGCGCGAATGGGGAGCTTGCATCAAGACCATCACAGCCGACAACGGACCCGAGTTCACCGCCTTAAATACTGCTTTTGCTGGGACGGAAACTGAGATCTTCTACGCCCATCCTTACACGTCCTGCGACCGTGGCACCAACGAGGCACATAACCGGATGATCCGCCAGGACTTCCCTAAGGGCATGTCCCTAGATGACATTAGCCCTAGTCAAGTGCAGGCCACGCAAGACCGCTTGAATCAGTTGCCTCGCAAACAACAGGGCTACTGCACACCCCAGCAAAACTTTGAGGCCGAAGCTCGGCGCGTTCGCCGCATGGCCCAGTAG
- a CDS encoding DUF2399 domain-containing protein, with translation MSRYSDAFESQTGQVAPEKAAQLDRVFDQIARGKALPPRGQQAVTLGLTAHTLNDPHEDPPLFAYYRWVMTHCFQYGQVNELTARLIGMAFTSANIFATDLPQPLTLNPWQLKPMLDFPLKNTQAVVIENNGVFALLHQEHPDWPLILQSGNDFNDVYVQLIQRLEDRGMCYAYLGDLDSKGVQMADQFARLLKQTAAKDVAALQTPKDVRIWLADMGKKDPHRTRKLKVVTPVYQAEMTTITLFGKFIEQEQLMGIYEERIGQWLKTKN, from the coding sequence ATGAGTCGTTACAGCGATGCTTTTGAGAGTCAGACAGGCCAAGTGGCACCGGAAAAAGCTGCACAACTAGATCGAGTGTTTGATCAAATTGCGCGCGGGAAAGCCTTGCCGCCTCGCGGACAACAGGCAGTCACGCTGGGATTAACCGCTCATACGTTGAACGATCCGCACGAAGATCCGCCGCTTTTTGCCTATTATCGCTGGGTCATGACTCATTGTTTTCAGTACGGCCAAGTCAATGAACTGACGGCGCGCCTCATCGGAATGGCGTTTACCTCGGCTAATATTTTTGCGACCGACCTGCCTCAGCCGCTGACATTGAATCCCTGGCAGCTCAAACCAATGCTCGACTTTCCGTTGAAAAACACGCAGGCGGTGGTGATCGAAAACAATGGCGTCTTCGCGTTGCTGCATCAGGAACATCCGGACTGGCCATTAATTTTGCAATCCGGCAATGACTTCAATGATGTTTACGTTCAGCTTATTCAACGCCTCGAAGACCGCGGCATGTGTTATGCCTATCTAGGCGATCTCGACAGTAAAGGCGTTCAAATGGCCGATCAATTTGCGCGATTGCTAAAACAGACCGCTGCAAAAGACGTGGCGGCTTTACAGACACCTAAAGATGTTCGCATCTGGCTGGCCGATATGGGGAAAAAAGATCCACATCGTACTAGGAAATTAAAGGTCGTGACGCCTGTCTATCAGGCCGAGATGACAACGATCACGCTATTTGGGAAGTTTATTGAGCAAGAGCAGCTGATGGGGATTTATGAGGAGCGGATTGGGCAGTGGCTGAAGACTAAGAATTAG
- a CDS encoding IS30 family transposase, protein MQKQDSTHRQKGQHLTSLERGKVAGFRQAGKSNRWIAAEIGVCPQTINNEIKRGTVDQVKKSNGKRVYHRQYLPEAAQARYETARLSCHRPDKFASVQVFLAWYVQRAKQDKWSPDASIGYAKRHKLFTPEELVCASTLYQYIDDQRLEIRNIDLLEKTKRKTSHQHHTKAKRLAGRSIEERPKVVERRRQFGHWEMDTIVGKRNGKKSVILTLIERKTRCQLLRLIEGRDADSVSYALRGIKREWGACIKTITADNGPEFTALNTAFAGTETEIFYAHPYTSCDRGTNEAHNRMIRQDFPKGMSLDDISPSQVQATQDRLNQLPRKQQGYCTPQQNFEAEARRVRRMAQ, encoded by the coding sequence ATGCAGAAACAGGATAGCACACACCGCCAAAAAGGTCAGCACTTAACATCACTCGAGCGCGGAAAAGTGGCCGGATTCCGCCAAGCTGGGAAGTCCAATCGTTGGATTGCTGCTGAAATTGGCGTCTGCCCGCAGACCATTAATAATGAAATCAAGCGAGGTACAGTAGATCAGGTCAAGAAGAGTAATGGCAAGCGCGTCTACCATCGACAATACCTGCCAGAGGCTGCTCAGGCTCGTTACGAGACTGCACGCTTGAGCTGCCATCGTCCTGACAAGTTCGCCAGCGTACAGGTCTTCTTAGCCTGGTACGTACAGCGAGCTAAGCAGGACAAATGGTCGCCGGATGCTTCAATCGGCTATGCCAAGCGACACAAGCTGTTTACTCCTGAAGAGCTTGTTTGTGCCTCGACTTTGTACCAGTACATTGACGACCAACGCCTAGAGATTCGAAATATCGACCTGTTGGAGAAGACTAAGCGGAAGACCTCTCACCAGCACCACACCAAGGCTAAGCGCCTGGCTGGCCGCAGTATCGAGGAACGGCCTAAGGTCGTTGAACGACGCAGGCAGTTCGGTCACTGGGAGATGGATACCATTGTCGGTAAACGCAATGGCAAGAAGAGCGTCATCTTGACTCTGATTGAGCGCAAGACCCGTTGCCAACTTCTCCGCTTGATCGAAGGACGAGATGCAGACTCTGTGAGCTATGCATTGCGTGGAATCAAGCGCGAATGGGGAGCTTGCATCAAGACCATCACAGCCGACAACGGACCCGAGTTCACCGCCTTAAATACTGCTTTTGCTGGGACGGAAACTGAGATCTTCTACGCCCATCCTTACACGTCCTGCGACCGTGGCACCAACGAGGCACATAACCGGATGATCCGCCAGGACTTCCCTAAGGGCATGTCCCTAGATGACATTAGCCCTAGTCAAGTGCAGGCCACGCAAGACCGCTTGAATCAGTTGCCTCGCAAACAACAGGGCTACTGCACACCCCAGCAAAACTTTGAGGCCGAAGCTCGGCGCGTTCGCCGCATGGCCCAGTAG
- a CDS encoding Tex family protein, with amino-acid sequence MIEEQTVQLMQQSLTDITHHQISAVLNLMQEGNTVPFIARYRKEMTGSLDEVQIQAIEEAYKHVTALQDRKEAVIKSIAEQGKLTPELERQIHASTKLQDVEDIYLPYKQKRQTKATIAKERGLEPFARWLLSFPTGSLNDEAQKYVNPDKEITSVQDVLDGAHEILAETFSEIAAIRNWVRNFTMRTGIIRTTVKTKGKELDEKGVYQQFYDFEETIKKMTPTRTLAINRGEKEKILTVKVQVDPASVMQYFHFKIIDNRPDSEATAFIEDAYQDAYKRFVGPAIEREVRGTLTVDAEEKSIKVFGQNLYNLLMQAPIKGKVVLGFDPAYRTGCKLAVVDENGKFLDKAVIYPHKPAPEKKREAAAPELIALLEKYQVTMIAIGNGTASRESEQFVSKTLKQIKRDIYYVIVNEAGASVYSASQEARDEFPDLQVEQRSAISIARRLQDPLAELVKIDPESIGVGQYQHDLPSKELANEVDAVVERAVNRVGVNLNTASYQLLTRISGLSKTIALNIVHYRDENGRYNSRTELKKVPRLGPKSFEQSVGFLRIIGGKQPLDNTDIHPESYPVAKKILAAAGLSESDLGDQQAVAKVSNVDLAPFVNEGVGAETLKDIVASLQNPGRDLRDNMAAPILRKDVLTMADLKPGMKLEGTVRNVVDFGAFVDIGVKHDGLVHVSKMARRFVRDPKTVVAIGDIVEVWIESVDLARERIQLSMVGPEK; translated from the coding sequence TTGATTGAAGAACAAACTGTCCAGTTAATGCAACAGAGTTTAACCGACATCACCCATCACCAGATCAGCGCCGTTTTGAACCTGATGCAAGAAGGCAATACGGTGCCGTTTATTGCCCGTTATCGAAAGGAAATGACCGGCAGCCTCGACGAAGTGCAAATTCAGGCGATTGAGGAAGCGTACAAGCATGTGACGGCCTTGCAGGATCGCAAAGAGGCGGTGATCAAAAGCATTGCCGAGCAGGGAAAACTGACGCCTGAACTGGAGCGGCAGATTCACGCCAGCACGAAGCTTCAAGACGTCGAGGATATCTACTTACCATACAAGCAGAAGCGGCAGACCAAGGCAACCATTGCTAAGGAGCGCGGGCTTGAACCGTTTGCGCGCTGGCTGCTGTCGTTTCCCACTGGCAGTTTGAATGACGAAGCGCAGAAATATGTTAATCCTGATAAAGAGATTACGTCAGTGCAGGATGTTTTGGACGGAGCACACGAAATTCTGGCAGAAACGTTCAGCGAGATTGCGGCCATTCGTAACTGGGTGCGCAATTTTACGATGCGAACCGGAATTATTCGCACCACGGTTAAAACCAAAGGCAAGGAACTAGACGAAAAAGGCGTTTATCAGCAGTTTTATGATTTTGAAGAAACCATCAAAAAAATGACTCCGACCCGAACCCTGGCCATTAACCGCGGCGAAAAAGAAAAAATTCTGACAGTCAAGGTGCAAGTCGATCCGGCTTCGGTTATGCAATATTTTCACTTTAAAATCATCGACAATCGTCCTGACAGCGAAGCAACGGCATTCATTGAAGACGCCTATCAGGATGCTTATAAGCGGTTTGTCGGCCCGGCTATTGAGCGGGAAGTGCGCGGCACGTTAACGGTTGATGCTGAAGAAAAGTCGATTAAAGTATTCGGCCAGAACCTGTACAACTTGCTGATGCAGGCGCCGATTAAGGGCAAGGTTGTTCTTGGCTTTGACCCTGCCTATCGTACCGGTTGTAAGTTGGCGGTGGTTGATGAGAATGGCAAGTTTCTCGATAAAGCGGTCATCTATCCGCACAAACCGGCGCCGGAAAAGAAGCGCGAGGCAGCCGCGCCTGAGTTGATTGCGTTACTTGAAAAGTACCAGGTAACCATGATCGCCATTGGTAATGGAACGGCGAGCCGTGAATCCGAACAGTTTGTTTCAAAAACGCTCAAGCAGATTAAGCGCGATATTTACTATGTGATCGTGAATGAAGCCGGGGCATCGGTTTATTCTGCCAGTCAGGAGGCGCGTGATGAATTTCCTGATTTGCAGGTTGAACAGCGTAGCGCGATCAGCATTGCCCGCCGGCTTCAGGATCCGCTTGCCGAACTGGTGAAAATTGATCCCGAGTCAATCGGTGTTGGCCAGTATCAACATGATTTACCGAGTAAAGAGCTGGCTAATGAAGTAGATGCAGTCGTTGAACGCGCAGTTAACCGAGTTGGTGTGAACCTGAATACCGCTAGTTACCAGCTGTTGACGCGTATTTCCGGTTTATCAAAAACAATCGCGCTCAATATTGTGCACTACCGGGATGAAAACGGTCGCTATAACAGTCGCACTGAGCTGAAGAAAGTACCGCGCTTGGGGCCGAAATCGTTTGAACAATCTGTCGGGTTTTTGCGGATCATTGGCGGTAAGCAGCCACTGGACAACACCGACATTCACCCAGAAAGTTATCCTGTTGCCAAAAAGATCTTAGCCGCAGCGGGTTTATCCGAATCAGACCTTGGCGATCAACAAGCGGTTGCCAAAGTCAGCAACGTTGACTTAGCACCATTCGTTAATGAAGGCGTCGGTGCCGAAACACTTAAAGATATTGTCGCCAGCTTGCAGAATCCGGGCCGAGATTTGCGGGACAACATGGCGGCACCGATTTTACGCAAAGATGTCTTAACCATGGCGGATCTGAAGCCGGGGATGAAGCTGGAGGGAACCGTGCGCAATGTTGTTGATTTTGGCGCTTTTGTCGACATTGGGGTGAAACACGACGGCTTGGTCCATGTCTCCAAAATGGCCCGTAGATTCGTTCGCGATCCGAAAACCGTTGTGGCTATTGGCGATATTGTGGAAGTTTGGATCGAATCGGTGGACTTGGCTCGGGAACGCATTCAGTTATCAATGGTCGGCCCTGAGAAATAA
- a CDS encoding APC family permease: MNNSIVKKEQMGYWSMILLGINGIIGSGIFLLPNQAAKLMGSASIFVLLFDALLVITIALCFAQAATYFDRDGGPYLYAKDAFGDFVGFEVGFVTWAIRIIAEATMAVAFTTALVGTFPSLNQPVIKDAVISVMVIGLALMNIAGVRVSTVVNNIISVSKLVPLVLFVAIGIFFIKGSNFTPLFPGGSYKSGSFGQAAVVMFYAFTGFEGLVVAAGDMKNAKRNLPKAVATVMTVVALFYILIQVVSTGILGSALANTDTPIQTAFAKVAGGFGNALVAAGTLLSTGGLLVASSFITPRSGVALAENHMMPQLLAKRNRVNSPYVAIIVSATITLIIAYSGTFGYLAQISAVSRFAQYIPTCLAVIVFAHTKTKDKSSTFHLPLGPVIPAVAILVSLWLLVQVQVSQLVIGLGALVIAVPFYFLTYTYREHGKA; this comes from the coding sequence ATGAATAATAGCATCGTGAAAAAAGAGCAAATGGGCTACTGGAGTATGATTTTACTTGGCATCAATGGCATCATTGGTTCCGGCATTTTTCTTTTACCAAATCAGGCAGCCAAATTAATGGGTTCTGCCAGCATTTTCGTGTTGTTGTTTGATGCATTGCTCGTGATTACGATTGCGCTTTGTTTTGCGCAGGCAGCTACTTATTTTGATCGGGATGGCGGCCCATACTTATATGCTAAAGATGCGTTTGGCGATTTTGTCGGCTTTGAAGTTGGCTTTGTGACTTGGGCGATTCGCATTATTGCCGAAGCCACGATGGCAGTTGCCTTTACCACCGCCTTGGTCGGCACGTTTCCGTCACTGAACCAACCCGTGATTAAAGACGCGGTTATTTCGGTCATGGTCATCGGGCTAGCCCTGATGAACATTGCTGGGGTTCGGGTTTCGACCGTCGTCAACAATATTATTAGTGTTTCCAAATTGGTCCCGCTGGTGTTATTCGTTGCGATTGGCATTTTCTTTATTAAAGGCAGCAACTTCACGCCATTATTCCCCGGCGGCAGTTACAAATCCGGCAGCTTCGGCCAAGCCGCAGTTGTTATGTTTTACGCGTTCACCGGATTTGAAGGCCTCGTGGTTGCGGCAGGTGACATGAAAAATGCCAAGCGTAACCTGCCTAAAGCAGTGGCCACGGTCATGACAGTGGTGGCACTCTTTTATATTCTGATTCAGGTTGTCAGCACGGGCATTTTAGGCAGTGCCTTGGCGAACACCGACACACCGATTCAAACGGCCTTTGCCAAAGTGGCAGGTGGCTTCGGTAATGCTCTAGTTGCGGCTGGGACATTGCTATCAACTGGCGGGCTGTTGGTCGCCAGCTCCTTCATCACCCCACGGTCCGGTGTGGCACTTGCGGAAAACCACATGATGCCGCAACTGCTGGCCAAACGTAATCGCGTGAACTCGCCATACGTTGCCATCATTGTCTCCGCTACTATCACCCTGATCATTGCCTACTCCGGCACATTTGGCTACTTAGCTCAAATCAGCGCGGTCTCGCGATTTGCCCAATACATCCCAACTTGTTTGGCCGTCATCGTGTTTGCCCATACCAAAACCAAAGACAAAAGCAGCACCTTCCATTTGCCTTTAGGTCCGGTTATTCCGGCAGTGGCGATCTTGGTTAGCCTGTGGTTGCTAGTTCAGGTACAGGTCAGCCAGCTTGTCATTGGCCTAGGCGCGCTCGTGATCGCGGTGCCATTTTATTTCTTGACGTATACGTACCGGGAGCATGGTAAGGCGTGA